The Mycolicibacterium smegmatis genome has a window encoding:
- a CDS encoding phage major capsid protein — MPLLTANGAAILAPQDVQDLVVQPLIRASVATQVSTVVETASHSTRFPIVVTDAQNNWVAEGQEIPVTDPDLEELVVTPAGLKSLVVVSNELLADSDPSALQVVGEGLVRDLRIKLDAAYFGDSVANGPDGVESLTNVQETTLTFDGSLDVFAEAVSLAENVGVLATNVVDGLSNMALVGSPTDVLAVATSKVTADSNQPLLGPDATRATGRSVLGVPLYSSPAVTAGAMWLIPRDKCFVVIRQDAEVIADSSFAFSSDRTGIRCVLRVGIGFPHQQAVVRVGMEGS, encoded by the coding sequence ATGCCCTTGCTCACCGCTAACGGCGCGGCCATACTGGCGCCCCAAGATGTCCAAGACCTCGTTGTGCAGCCGCTCATCCGCGCGTCTGTCGCCACGCAGGTCTCCACCGTCGTGGAGACCGCTTCGCACAGCACAAGGTTTCCCATCGTTGTCACTGACGCACAGAACAATTGGGTAGCGGAAGGACAGGAAATCCCGGTCACTGACCCGGATTTGGAAGAGCTGGTCGTTACTCCGGCCGGCCTCAAGTCGCTCGTTGTGGTCTCCAACGAACTCCTGGCCGACTCCGATCCGAGCGCGTTGCAGGTGGTCGGTGAGGGTCTGGTGAGAGACCTCCGCATCAAGCTGGACGCGGCCTATTTCGGTGACAGCGTGGCCAACGGCCCGGACGGTGTCGAAAGCTTGACCAACGTGCAGGAGACCACGCTCACCTTTGACGGCAGCTTGGACGTGTTCGCCGAGGCAGTCAGCCTCGCCGAGAACGTCGGCGTGCTCGCCACCAACGTCGTGGACGGCTTGTCCAACATGGCCTTGGTCGGCAGCCCGACCGATGTCCTGGCCGTGGCGACAAGCAAAGTCACGGCCGACAGCAACCAGCCGCTACTTGGACCTGACGCGACGCGAGCCACGGGCCGCAGCGTGCTCGGCGTGCCGCTGTACAGCTCGCCCGCCGTCACCGCTGGCGCAATGTGGCTCATCCCCCGGGACAAGTGCTTCGTCGTGATCCGGCAGGACGCCGAGGTGATCGCCGACAGCTCGTTCGCGTTCTCCAGCGACCGCACGGGCATCCGCTGCGTGCTGCGCGTCGGCATCGGGTTCCCCCATCAGCAGGCCGTCGTGCGCGTCGGCATGGAGGGAAGCTAA